The sequence GCTGCTGTAGGTATTGGCTCGATTGCTTGGTACAATTCTAAGCGTCCTGCTGGTTGGGAAAGTAAAAAGCGTCCTGATTTTGTACCTGAAGTTGAAAAAGAAGATAATCCCGGTTTAGGTGGAAAGTAATTTGAGTAATTTATTTATTTAATTCAAAAACAAAAAAATAAGCCGGAGAGCTACCCCTCCGACTTAGCTTTATATTTGGTTTTGAGAAATTAAAGATAGACTTACGCAGCTGTTTTCTGTTTAATTTTCTTGCTTGCACGTTTACGACGAGTTGCTGTTAATCCGACTCCTACAGCGCCAAGGGCGAATATTGTCGCAGGTTCTGGAACTGCTTTAGTTGTAATATTTATTTGTCCACCTTGCCTTAAAGCAAAAGGAACATAAAATTGTGTGAAACTAGGATCAACTGATGTTATGACGTTAGATGCTAATGTCGCAACATTATCCAAATCTTCTGAGCTAAATGCAAAGTCGAAGTCATCCGGCTGAAAATTAGGATTTCCTAAATCAAATCCAAAAGTGTAACTGAGATTTCCTTCCCCAAAATCACCATCTCCTGTATAATTAGGACTTTCTCCTGCTAACACGCTTGGTAAAATAGTTTGATACTTTCTTGGTACAAAAGTCTGATTAATTGCAAGGAATGGATTTTGATTTGCTCTCATATCACTCAAGGTAATCCTTTCATTGAGCACATTGGCATTAAAGCTTGTCACCTTGTAGCTGAATTCACCATTATTCTCTTCAGTTTTGCTGAAATCAAAATGTCCAGTTATTAAATCAGCATTATTTAAACTATTTGAAGTAACGCTAAATTCGGAACGGTAAGTCATAGTTGCAGCTTGAGCCGAACTTGCCATCATGGTTCCTGTTACAGCAACGCTCGCTACTGTACTTGCTCCAAATAAAGCTGCTTTTTTAAAGATATTTGAAAACATATTAATTATTCCTGGAAAATTTTATCTAAGTAGCTGTTAAACTCTTTGCAGCCTAACATCAGTACTTTCAAAGTTTCCAGAGGTATCGTCAACTCTTCATACAAGTAACATTTACAGCTTTAAGAATAGTAATTACACTTATCAACTTTTAGCAACTTTTGCGAACAAAGCTAAAAATTGCGGGGCGTTGCGAGCCGTTTTTGTAACTTAGGATAATTAATAGATAACAGAACTTACGCATGAACAACGTATTGATGTTATTAGCAATTTTCACGCTTAATGGAATACCGTTTTTAACTCACCCCTACTCTTCTCCCAATAAAGAATTGAAACCTTTAACCTTTTTAGAGACGTAGCAGTGCTACGTCTCTACAATTCTTTCTCAATTTTGCACTTCAACCCAACGACGGTACATTTTTTGCACCTGTTTGAGGATGATATTTAATTTTCCTTGTTTTGATTCGCTTTGAGCGGACAAGTCTTGTATTTTGGCTAATAATTTAGCTTCTTCAATGGCTACTTCACCATCACTGTAAATTAAACCACCAATCTCTTGAATTAAATTTTGACAATCTTCAACGCTAGGAGAAGTGCCTAAATATTCTTCAACCCATTGATAACACTCCTCTGGTTTGATAGGAACTAATCCGTACAACCAAGGTTTGATGTCTGGATCTGTTGCGATATCTTTTGATTTAGCTATTTGCTGAAGATACTCTCTTTCTTCTGGCTGAACTTTGCCATCAATCCAAGCTGCTGCAATTAAGATTTTTAACAACTGTTTAATCTCGGGGTTGCTTACCATCGTTGACACCTCCTTTAATAATTTTCCCTTAACGAAATCTGACAATTTTAATTATGCTTTTTTCTCAAGCGCACCATAAAGAAACCATCCATGTTGTGTTTATGAGGCAATACTTTAATCCAACCTTCGGAAGTTGCATATTCATGGATGGCTGAATATGTATCGGGAGATTGGATTTCCCAATTAGAATTTGATTCTAAAAAGGATTTGATCGCACCTTCGTTTTCATCTGGATGAAGCGTACAAGTAGAGTACACTAAAGAGCCACTATCCTTAACAAAAGTTGAACTATGTAACAATAGTTCTGCTTGAAGTACACAAAGTTCTTTTATATTATCCGGGGTTTGTCGCCAACGTGCATCAGCATGACGGTGGAGAGTTCCCAAACCGGAGCAAGGAACATCAAGTAAGACTTTGTCTGCTGATTTTTCAAATTGAGTCAAACTGCGACTGTCACCCAGGCAAACTTCAACTGATTTTAAGTTGAGACGTTGAGTATTTTGTTGTAGTTTACGCAGACGCGACTCAGTGCGATCGCAAGCGTAAATTTGACCCGTATCTCCCATTAGTTCGGCAATGTGAGTTGTTTTTCCTCCTGGAGCAGCACAAGCATCAATAATTACTTCGTGAGGTTGGGGATTAAGTAAATAACTCACCAGTTGAGCGCTGCTATCTTGTACCGTCCACCATCCTTCATTAAAACCGGGTAAATTTTTAATGGCACCAGGAGAATTTAATAAACGTAAAGCTTGGGGTAAATTAGGAATTCGTTGAGATGAAATACCTTGATTTTTCAAAGCAGTTTCAACTTCTTCTATGGAAGAACAAAGTTGATTGACTCGCAAATCAATATTCGGAGTTTGATTCATCCACTCACACAATTTCTCCGTCTCGGAAAAACCAAACTGTTCTACCCATATATTTACAACCCAGTCGGGAAAACTATATAAAATACCCAATCTTTCTGATTGTTTTTCTGGCAATTTGATGGGAATTATTTTATTTGTCTTAGTCTCTTCCCCCTCTTTCTGCTGTAACTCTTCCTGAAGTCGAATATAGCTTCGTAACAAACCATTCACAAAACCAGAAAGACCAGAAAAACCGTTATCCTTAGCTAATTGAACGGTAGTATTTACAGCAGCACTATCAGGAATTCGTTCTTGAAATTGCAGTTGATATAAACCTAAATGTAAAATGCAGCGGAGCAGTAAAGGTTGCTGATGGGATTTTTTGCGAGCTAATTTATCGATAATTGCATCAAGGGTTCGCTGTCTTCTAACGCTACCGTAAACCAACTCAGTCACCAAGCGGCGTTCGTTATTTGGCAAATCAACTTTTCGTAGCACTCTATCCAATGCTACGTCAGCATAAGCCCCTTTGTGGACATCTTTTAGTGCTAATAACGCTTGTTGACGGGAAGTAGTCATGGGGGTGGGAGAGGGGAGAGGGGAGAGGGGAGAGAGGAGAGGGGGAAGAAGGGGAAGAAGGGGAAGAAGGGGAGGGAGGGAGAAGAATAAATAATGATTCCTAATATCCAATTACCAATTACCAATTACCAATTACCAATTCCCAATCCCCCAATACAAAAAATAATCCTCCTCACTTTACTTTACATGTGTGAGAAGGATGTTGAAAATTATTAGTAATTTATTTTTCCCAATGCCCAATGCCCAATGCCCAATTACCAATTACCAATTACCAATTACCAATTACCAAATTCTAAGCATCAAAGCTATCAATTTCAAATTCGCAAGCTCTAGAAGCTTCTTCAATAGTAAATGGCTCAAAACTCATTAATGATAAGTGAGATGGTTCTTTAATCATCTCTTTAGCCAATAACAACCCAGCAATTGTCCAAGTTTGATATTTTCTGGATTGTTTACCAATTAATCTTCCTCGCTTACCATCGTAATATTCTGGCCATTCGTCTTCTTGAAGTCGTAACTGAGCAATATGAATAGCTCGCTCTGCAATACATATTTTATTAGTTTTGATTGCCGCAGCAGTCAACATCCACATTAAAACTGGCCAGTTTCCACCATTATGATAAGACCAAGGAATATTCTTAGGGTCGCATCCAGTTATTAGTCTATATTCTTCATTTTCTAATGCGGGGAAAGTAATTTTCATCGGCATATCTCCGACTAAATCTTCCCATCTCTTTTCAATAAGAGTCATAATGGCATCAGACTGTTCTTCACTTGCCAAATCGCAAATAACTGCCATTAAATTTCCTAACGAAAAGAAACGAGTATCCAACTGCGATGGACCAACATTTCCAGCTAAATAACCACCTTTTTTCGGCAACCATTTATCTAATTCGTAATAAGGAAGGGAATCTACATATATATTAAATTGGTTAACAGCTTCTTTACCGTACTCTTCACCTTTATAACGATAAATAGCGTTAAGACGTTTAATATCTATCCAATAATGTTTGCGAATATGAGCGCGTAAAATAGGCAAGCGATTATCAATAGCAATCACCAAATCTTGGTTGCCATGACAAATCAACATTTCCCTTGCCGCACGCAATGCTGCATAAAATAAAGATTGAATTTCTAAAGGATGTCCGTAAATACCCAAACGTCTATCAATCATGCAGGCTCCATCGGGAACCAATAGAGTTGGATACATATCAAAACGAGTTGCCAAACAAAGTTCTAAAATTAATCCAATACCTGTTTGAAATTCCGGTTGATATATCAGCGAATAATCTTTTGTGGCAACTACATAAGCACGTAATATTATCAGCCACCATAAACAAGAATCAATTGGTGTAACTCTTGCTATGGCATGTTCGCCAAAATCAGCTTCTAAATATTCTTCTCCATTCTTAGATACAACTTTGAAACTAGCTGGCATCAAACCTTGACCTGGTTTGTAAGCATCCAACTGGTTATCGGTAGGCTGCAATTTTAAAGTTTCTTCTAAAAAATTACGGACTATATCTGTTTCTCCTTTAATCAGAAAAAGCAGAGCAGATGAAGCAAAATCTCTAACAAAACATTGGTCGTAATTTAATGCATCTACACTTCCGTCTAAAGCTGCAACCGTACCAATAGGACGACCTTTAAAGTAAATAATAGTTTTCTGTAGTACTTCCCATGCTTCTTCTTCTACTTTTTGAATTGCTTTTGAGTCTTCTAATTGCATATCTAGCTCAACTCCCTTTAATGTGCGATTTATTTAATTCATACAAGCTATTTATAGATTCCCCTACTATTTTAGTAATAGGGTCATTTTTTCAAAAATATCAATATGTATGACATTATTCTGATACTTGAATACAAATAATAAGCAAGCCTATTGTTTGTTGCCTTACACTATTCATCTGACTAAGCAAAAACAATTCGTTTCTCTGTTACTTACTTGAATAGAATATAAATATGTCTGAGTAATGACACCCAAAATTGCGAAAATAAAAGTCGGATTTATTTATTTAGCTGCATAATTAAAAATTATAACAATTTTTTACATTTTGCAACAATATTAGCTTTTTTTCTATAATTACTACTAGAAAATAAAGATAAAATAATTGCTAGCTAAATAGTTTTATGTTGATTTTTCATAGTTTGTATCAATATACTTTCAGCCAAATGCATAAATTGCAACAGAAAAATATAACTAAAATTAGCTTAAATTTCAATTAAAAAATGCATTATAAAACGAATCTTAGTTAGTATAAAAATATATTTAAAGCCTATAATAAAATATGCACAAAGTAACTATATTTTTATAGACTAAAATCCCAATAAATTTCTTACAAATTCGTTTTGACTATTTTTGATCGGCGGTATATTAAATTGGATTAAGTATACTATTTTGGCAATAATTGCAACTATAAAAAAAACTGCAAATTTTAACTGTATATAAAACTACAAAAATATTTTCTAGTCTGGCAGTTAAGACAAAATAGTTGCGTATGCATATGAGTATGCTATTTAAATTTTCCAATTATTTAGACATACAATACTAAGCTGAAAAAATTTAATACATTGCATATAGTTAAAATCGACCCCGACAATAAGAACAGCCGCTAAGTCATAAGACTTATGCACTAACGCTAAAGCAGCGATAATTAACAAAAAAAATAACGGTCTTCTGTAACCGTTGCTACAGAAATTATATCAAATCTTAAAACTTGTTCAAGGTTTTCAACTATCAACTATACGAAGAATTGATAAAGTATGATATAAATCTGATAAAGTTTTTATAAATCAATATTTTGAAAGATTGTTGTTTGTAGAACTACAGTTTTATAAGGAAAGTTTATACTGGTATGTATATACATGCTTCAGTGTTTATACATAAATTATATTTTGCTGATTGTAGAGATGAACAGCAACTTCGTTAGGTATTTTCTTATATAGACTAGCAAGATTTATATAGGCGGAATACGAGACAAAATAGAGTTAAACCCTTGACAAATCTAGTTTGGAGCAAAATTAGAGCAATATAAAAATATCAAAACAAGATATTTTCATCAAAATCAGCTAATAATTTAATTAATTTGGCTTGTATTATATTTACACTATATTTAACATCATATTTGTACAAAATACATAACAACGATTTAGAGATAATTTATTACAGCTTTTTTATTAAACGCATAAAAATACAGAGGAGTAATACATGCTAAAAGCTTCTGAAATTACAAAAACACCTTCATCCGAACGCTTGCTGAATCTCTGGGCGCGACGTTATACCCCGGAAGTATCTTTCTTGCTAGGAGATTCTTCATCCTGTGATGAATTATTAAAAGCAGCAGCACCACAGGGTAGAGAATCTACAACTAATAAGTTGAAAGATAAAATGCTGGATATAAATTGTCAGATGGGATGGATACAAACGAAAAATCTCTACAGCTATATCCCTAACGTTTTAGATTTAACAGAAGCAAGACGTATTACAAAATTTGCTTTTCGCGTTTATAGAAAATTACTAGAAATTTATCAGCAGCAATCATCAAAAATAGAAGTAGAAAATAATTCTCTTTCTCAGTGGGTTATACCAGCAGTTGAAGAACTAGCATACGCTTTAGAACCGATATTGATTGTATTTCAAGAGCAACATGTAGCCTCAAAGGATTGGCGCAGTCTTGGTTTTATGACTTCGCAGTTAAATTTTACTAATAAATTAATGTTAAAACGGTTAACAAAAGTAGAACAGGTATTGTTAGCTCCATATTTTAAATTTGTCGAAGAACAAGTAGCAATGCCTTGGCAACGAGTATGTTCTCATGCTGCTAATTATGAATTAAATTCACCAGAATTGAAGCTTGTAGAACAAATGATGCCGAATTCTCCAGAAATTGCTCAATCAGTTTATCGTAAGTTAACTGAATTGTTGCCGAATAATCGCAGTAGAAGGGGAAAGTTAACCGATAACGGTATATCTCATTCATGTATTCGCGATTTAAATATGTTTCAGGCTTACATATTATTATGTTTTTTAGAACAAAATATGGAGCCAATTGAACAGGAACTAGTTCCTTTATGTGCGATGGTTGTTGAAGGTGTTGAAATCAAATGGGAATTAACTAAGAATTGGTGTGAAGTATTAGCTAATGAAATAGAAAGTCGTTTAGATTCCGCACAAAAAGATTTAATAAAGCCTTATACTCAAGGAATGAAGCAGGCGTTTTTTAAAGAGCGTAGAAGTTTGGGTTGTAAAGAAGAAATGGCAGCCGAAGTTGTTTAGAATTTTGATTGAAATTACGAACTCGTCTGGAATTGCAAATCCCAGTCTAATAGCAAAAGTCCTCTGAAAGAGGACTAGAAAAATTCATTTTGTAGCTAAATCATCCTCACTCTAGAAGAGTGGGGCTATGGAAGCAAAGCCTACCTGCGTAGGCTAAATTCGGGGCATACCTCGTTCCAAGTCTCTGCCTTGGAATGTCTTTTTTTGAGGCTCTGCCTCTTGTACAGACTGCTTTGCTCGACTTGTTTGATGCTTTGAAATTACTTTTTTTTAAACCACTTGTTCAAACCATAAGTAGCTAATCCTACAACCGCACCTGCTGCAACTACCGGAGCAGTTCCAATTGCAACAGCAGTTCCACCAACTGCTAAACCCATTCCCCCAACTGTTGCAGCAACTCCGGCACCTGCTGCTGCTCCACCTGCTACTGCACCTAAAGCTGTAGCATCTTGTTCTTCTATTGCTTTCTTAGCTCCATAAGCAGCTGAACCTACGACTGCACCTGCTGCTGCAATGGGAGCTACACCAATTGCTATACCTCCAAATCCTCCGACTAATCCCATACCTCCTACTACTGCTGATGCACCTGCACCTGCGGCTGTTCCTCCGGCAACTAATGCTGCACCTTCAGCTTTATCTTTTATACTTTCAGTGTTTTTAGTCATAACTATATACAAGTAATAAATATTACCTATATGTTAAACAAATCGACTTATGACTGTCCGGGGAAAAACAATGAAATATTACAATCTAACAATAAAGTTTGTTTGAAGTCTCGGCTTGGGCTATCTTATTCTTCAGGTTAATAAACTGCGCTTAATAATGACTTCTACGCTCCCTCACAAAAAAGCCAAAGCCCTCAAACCCGGAAGCCCCCGCCCAGCAAAGGAATTATGTAGCGAGTGCGGACTTTGCGATACGTATTACGTCCACTATGTTAAAGAAGCCTGTGCTTTTCTCAATCAACAAATAGCGGAGCTTGAAGAGCAAAGTCATTCGCGATCGCGCAATCTTGATAATGCCGACGAACTTTATTTCGGGGTTCAGCAGGAGATGATGGCAGCGCGGAAAAAAGAGCCAATTCCGGGTGCCCAGTGGACGGGTATTGTTAGCTCTATTGCCATTGAAATGCTCAATCGCGGCATTGTGGAAGGTGTTGTTTGCGTACAAAATACCCAGGAAGACAGGTTTCAACCAATGCCGGTTATTGCTCGCACGCCGGAAGAGGTGCTAGCAGCCAAAGTTAATAAGCCGACTCTTTCGCCAAATCTTTCGGTATTAGAACAAGTTGAAAAATCCGGAATGAAGCGGCTATTGGTAATTGGTGTTGGTTGTCAAATTCAAGCATTACGTGCTGTAGAAAAACAGCTTGGTTTGGAAAAGCTTTATGTATTAGGCACTCCTTGCGTTGATAACGTTACTCGTGCCGGATTGCAAAAGTTCCTTGAAACTACAAGTAAGTCACCCGATACGGTAGTGCATTACGAATTTATGCAAGATTTTCGAGTGCATTTTAAGCATGAAGATGGTTCAACCGAAACTGTGCCTTTCTTTGGTTTGAAAACTAATAAGCTTAAAGATGTGTTTGCTCCTTCTTGCATGAGCTGTTTCGACTACGTAAATTCACTTGCTGATATTGTAGTTGGGTATATGGGGGCACCGTTTGGTTGGCAGTGGATTGTGGTCAGAAACGAGCGCGGTAAAGAAATGCTCGATTTAGTGAAAGACCAAATTGACGTTCAAGAGGTAATGTCTCAAGGGAATCGTCAAGCTGCCGTACAGCAAAGCATTCCTGCCTACGATAAAGGCGTAACTCTTCCCATGTGGGCGGCGAAATTAATGGGTGTGGTAATTGAGAAAATTGGACCAAAAGGTTTGGAATATGCTCGCTTTTCCATAGATTCCCACTTTACGCGGAATTATTTATATACCAAGCGTAATCATCCCGAAAAGTTAGATAATCACGTTCCTGAGTTTGCAAAACGGATTGTGGAGCAGTATGAGTTACCCGATTAGGAGTTAGAAGGAGTAGAGGGGGAAGAGGGGGAAGAGGGGGGAGAGGGGGAAGCATTTTGCAAACACTCATGCCTGATGCCCAATGCCCAATTCCCAATCCCTAATTTCCAATTCCCAATTCCCAATCCCCAATCCCCAATTCCTAATTTTCACCTTCTCAAAAAATTCCAAAATCCGGTTTTCTTATCTTTGTTTTCTTCTTGCTCTTTTTCTTTTTCTTGTTCTTTGTCTTTGTCTTCTAATATTTCTTCTATATTCTTCTTCGCTTTGATGGCTTCGCGGTAATCTGGATTATATTTAATTGCCGTGTTGTAGGCTGCTAATGCTTCTTCATCTTTTCCTAAATTAAACAAAGTATTACCTTTGCTGTACCAACTTTCGGAATGGTCTTTTTTATAGCGAATTGCGCGATTGTAAGCTGATAAGGCTTCTGGATATTTCTGCAATTTATAAACTGAGTTGCCGCGAGAATACCATACTTTATAGCTGTTTCTTCGTTGCGCGATCGCTTTATCGTATGATGCTACTGCTTGTTCGTAGCGCTGCATTTGATGTAGTGCCCAACCTTTGGAGTAGAGTGCATCAAAGTTATTGGGCTGATATTTCAATACTTCTTGAAAAGATTCGACTGCTTCGGGATAGCGACGTAAGGTTATGAGTATGTTTCCTCTTGATAACCAAGCTTGGTAAAAACTGGGTTTGTACTGTACTGCTTTTGAATAAGCTTTTAAAGCATCTCTTTGGCGATTTAAATTAACTAAAGCATTTCCACTGTTGTACCAAGCAAGCTCGTTATTTGGCTTTAACCTAATCACTTGTTCGTAAGTTGCCAGGGCATCTTTATAGCGTTTTAAATTATATAAAACCCAAGCTTTGTTATACCAGGCTTGGTCATATTCTGGCTGTAGCTCTACTGCTTTATCATAAGACTGTATGGCTTCATCATATCTCTTCAAATTTCTCAAAGCTTCTCCCCTCGCGTTCAAAACTTTTGGAGATTCTGGCTTTAATTTCAAAGCTTTGTCGAAAGAGTAAATTGCTTCTTGATATCTCTTTAACTTATTTAAGACAAACCCTCTACCTCTCCAAGATTCTTGATAGTTTGGCTCAATTTCAATTGCTTTATCATATGCCGATAAAGCTTCTTTGTGTGAATTCAACTCGTAAAGTACTCTCCCTTGTCCGTTCCATGCTTGAGCGTATTCTGGCTTAATTTCTATAGCTTGTTTGTAATTATCCAACGCATCTTCATAGCGCTGTAGTTCATAAAATGTATTTGCTTTTTTATATAAATCGCCAGCGTTAGCAGAATTAATACTGTTAATAATATATATAGATGCTGTTGCCCCCATTCCGGTTAACAACATTGCCATCAAGGCTTTATAAATTATTTTTTTAAAGTTTATCTTCTTACGAGGCTTGAAAGTTTGAGAATAAGATGCAACATTCAATACCATCGTGTTAGAAACCGATGGTTGATTTATATGTGTATTTTGTGTATTTAATATCTCCAGTGCTTCTAATGCCTGAGTTGCTGAAGCATAACGCACTCGAAAATCATAACGCACCATTTTATCTAAAATTTCAGCTAATTGCGGAGTCACTTGGGCGTATTCTTGCCAAATAATTTCATTGGTATCGTCATCCTTTTCCAATTCTTCGGGAGATAATCCCGTGAGTGCTGTGATGCACATTATCCCCAAAGCATAAATATCGCTACTATATCTTGGTTCGCCCTGGGCTTGTTCGCCGGGAATATATCCTGGAGTACCAATAGCTACGGTAACTTGAGTTTTATTGCCCGCAGAAACAACCTGAGTCGTAATTTGTTTAACCGCACCAAAATCAATTAAAACCAATTTTCCATCTTTATCATCTCTGAGAATATTTCTAGGATTAATATCTCGATGAATTACCTTTTGCTGATGGACAAATTCTAAGATTTCTAGTATCTCTTTTAAAAGGGAAATAGCTTGGTTTTCGCTTATAGATTTTCCAGGTTTTATTTCTTCATTTAAATCGTTACCGTAAATATATTCCTGTACTAGATAAAACTCCTGATTTTCTTCAAAATAAGCTAAAAGCTGAGGAATACGTTCGTGTATTCCCAATCTATATAAAACCTGTGCTTCTGTATCAAACAAACGTCTTGCTGTTTGCAATGTAGTCGGATCGTTGGCTTGGGGTTTGAGCTTTTTAACAACACATTTTGGAGAACCAGGCAAATGCGTATCGTAAGCTACAAAGGTTTCGCCAAATCCCCCACCTCCCAAATTACTTATTATTTGGTATCTTCCAACAAGTGTATTTCCCAACATTTGGCTTACCTTGTTTATTGCGGCATCAACTGAATTCAATCTTGCTATATCAGTATCAGGAAACGGTTATCAGTTACCAAGTTACCAATATCAGATTATTTTTATTTACTAGGTTTTTGCGTATTTAATTTGTATACAATACGCGGGCAGGATGTCCGCTAAAAATTTAGCTCCTAATTTATTTATGATACCTATCGGCGATAAACTGTTTCTTCTGACGAATAAAAAACCTTTAGTAGTATGGTTTTTGATTGGTATAAATATTGCTTTATTTTTATGGGAAGTAAAACTAGAGATTAATGGTGAATTAGCTAGTTTTGTCAATTATTGGGGTTTGATTCCAGAACAAGTTAGTACGGCATTTAATAGCGCGATCGCAGGAAATCCGGCAGCTTGGTTAGTTGTGTTTTGGGGTACGCTGTCAATATTTTCGGGAATGTTCGTTCATGCTAGCTACAGTCAAATTGTGAGTAATTTAATATTTTTGTGGGTTTTCGGCAATACTTTGGAGAAAATCATTGGTAACGGACGTTTTTTATTATTTTATCTATTTTGCGGTTTTTTGACCGGGATAGTGCAAATTGTGGTTGAGCCAAGTTTGAGCATACCTTTGGTTGGTACCAACGGTGTAATTGCATCTGTTTTGGGAGCATATGTTTATAAATTTCCCAAGGTTAAAATTGACTCTATTTTACCGTTGGTGATTTTGTATATCCCCGTCGAACTACCGGCTTTTTTCTACTGTTTCTGGTGGTTTGTGCAACAGTTATTTTACGGTATTGGCGGTTTAAATGTTCCCGGTGGCGTTAATCCCATCGGCACTGGTTATTTAGCTTACGGTGCGGGTTTGCCGATTGGTGTGGTTTTGATGATGATAATGAAGCTTTGATTATCGGTTTGTTTTTTGTGAAGAGTAATGATTATTTATACTAGATTCATAAGCTATTGTAATTGCATTAAATAGCAGGAATAATCAAAACATTGAATTTTTATAAATCAACTGTTCTTTGAGGGGAAAATCCATGAAAGCATTAGGTTTAACTTAATATTTAGCAATCAACATGGAACACCTAATATGAGAAAGTTTCTAGCACTGGCACTTATAAGCGTCCTAATCGCCGCCTGCACTGGCTCGCAAGTAGCATCCAACAGCATCACTCCGAAACCCGAAGTAGAGCAAACCTCCGAGGTTGTCTTGATGTCCGAAATAGAATGGGGACCGCTCAACCCCGCTCGCGGCGACAATAGCCCGAGGGCTGGTACTCTTTGGGGCGATCGCACTGGCTCCGAACCATCAGGCTTTCT comes from Rivularia sp. PCC 7116 and encodes:
- a CDS encoding rhomboid family intramembrane serine protease — translated: MIPIGDKLFLLTNKKPLVVWFLIGINIALFLWEVKLEINGELASFVNYWGLIPEQVSTAFNSAIAGNPAAWLVVFWGTLSIFSGMFVHASYSQIVSNLIFLWVFGNTLEKIIGNGRFLLFYLFCGFLTGIVQIVVEPSLSIPLVGTNGVIASVLGAYVYKFPKVKIDSILPLVILYIPVELPAFFYCFWWFVQQLFYGIGGLNVPGGVNPIGTGYLAYGAGLPIGVVLMMIMKL